ATTGTTTATGGCGAGAATATGTCAAAGAAAATAATTACATGTTTAGTGGTATTAACACTATTTCCTGTTTATTTTTTGATTACAAAATTTGATGTTGGCGATATGTATTTCTATTTTTATATGTGCGAAATTTTATTGATAACATATCTTTTGCTACTATGGAGATCCACAACTAAAACACAATATTTATGGTTGCATAATATTTTGAAATTTATTATCGTGGCTGGTGTTTTTAGTATCTTATTAATTGATATAGATTTAGTTTTAAACCGAATACTTTAAACATATGGAACACACTTTAAAAGTTGCTATTGCGCAAATAACACCTGTACTTTTAAATAAAGTAGAAACACTTAAAAAGGTTGAGCAGTCTATAATTGATGCCGCTAAAATTGGATCAGAATTAGTCGTGTTTGGAGAAGCATTGGTGCCAGGGTACCCGTTTTGGGTCGCTTTAACTGGTGGAGCAGAATGGGATACTAAAGTGAATAAAGAGTTACATGCGACTTACGTTAAAAATTCAATTCAAATTGAGGCGGGTGAGTTAGATACCATTTGTGCTTTGGCAAAACAGAATACTATAGCTGTGTATTTAGGTATTATGGAACGCGCTAAAAATAGAGGAGGACATAGTATATATGCATCTCTAGTGTATATTGATGCTGCAGGAATTATTAAGTCTGTGCATAGAAAATTGCAACCAACTTATGACGAACGCCTAACTTGGGCACCTGGAGATGGTAACGGTTTACAAGTTCACCCTTTAAAACAGTTTACAGTAGGTGGATTAAATTGTTGGGAAAATTGGATGCCACTTCCTAGAACAGCTTTATATGGTTTGGGTGAAAACCTCCATATTGCAGTATGGCCAGGAAGCGACCATAATACTAAAGATATTACAAGGTTTATAGCTAGAGAGTCTAGAAGTTATGTGATTTCGGCCTCCAGTTTAATGACTAAAAAAGATTTTCCCGAAGACATACCGCATTTAGATAGAATATTAAGTAGTGCTCCAGACGTGTTGGCAAATGGTGGTAGTTGTATTGCTGGACCTGATGGCGAGTGGATTATTGCGCCGGTATTACATAAGGAAGGATTAATTAGTGCAACATTAGATTTTAATCGCGTGTTGGAAGAACGTCAAAATTTTGATGTTGTAGGGCACTATTCTAGACCAGATGTAACCAAGCTTATAGTTAATAGAGAGAGACAATCTACAGTAGAGTTTAACGATTAATAATGTTTTTAATTTATTATCAAAAAAACATTGTAAATTTGCAAAAAATTATATCATGAGTAAAGCACGCGAAGGAAAGGATAAAGGAAAAGGAAAGGCGAAGCCAAAAGCACCTTTTAGACCTAAAAAAAGAGTGAAAGATGATGCTGAAGTGTCTGCTAAGCCTGCTTTTGATAAAAAACCTAGTCAGAAAAAACAGTCTAATCCGGGTGAAATACGTTTAAATAAGTACGTAGCCAATTCTGGAATGTGTTCTCGTAGAGAAGCAGATCAGCATATTGCAATGGGATTAGTCGCTGTAAACGGTAAAATTGTTGTAGAAATGGGGTATAAAGTCAAGTTGGAAGACGAAGTACGTTATGATGGCGCAAGAATAAATCCAGAAAAAAAGGCTTATGTATTATTAAACAAGCCTAAAGGATTTGCAACAACAACAAGTGATCAAAAAGGAAAAACGGTTATGGATTTGGTTGGAAATGCAACGAGCTCTAGAATAAAACCTATTGGACGTTTAGGTCGTAATTCTACAGGTTTATTATTATTTACTAATGACGAGAAAATTGTGGAACGTTTTACAAATTCCAATAAAGGAGTCGAGCGTTTATTTCATTTAGAGTTAGATAAAAACTTAAAAATGGAAGACATGAAAAAGATCAGAGAAGGTTTTAAGGTTGAAGGGAAGTCTGTAAAAGTGGAAGAGATAGATTACGTTAATAATATTAAGAACGAAATTGGAGTAAAAATCAAAAACACTGGAAATACTATTTTGCATACTATTTTTGAACACTTAAAATATGAGTTAGTAAGAATTGATTGTGTACAAATTGCACATTTAACTAAAAAAGATATTCCTAGAGGAAACTGGAAAATTTTAACTGAGCAAGAATTAAATACGCTTAAAATGTTATAATTAGAAGGTCTTTGATGTAATGTCAAAAGATTACAAAAAAAAAGCAAAATCCTATTTTAGGATTTTGCTTTTTTTTGTTTAATTTAATAAGTCTTTAAACCAACGCACCATTGGCGCCAATAACTTGGCCAGAAATCCATTTAGAATCGTCGCTTGCTAAAAATAGCACCACTTTTGCAATGTCTATTGGTTTGGCTAGTCTGTTAAAAGCATTCATACCACTTAGTTTGTCTATAAACTCTTGAGATTTTCCTTTTAAAAATAATTCAGTTTCGGTAGCTCCAGGAGCAATAGCATTTACGGACACCCCTCTGCCTATCTCTTTGGAAAATACTCTTGTCATTTGCTCTACAGCAGCTTTTGATGCAGAATAAAGCGCATAGGTTGGAAACATTAATTTAACGGTGCTAGAGGATACGTTTATTATATTACCATTATTAGCTAGTTTGCTTTCCGCTTCCTGTAACGTATTAAAAACACCTCTGACGTTAATATCAAACTGTTTTGTAAAG
This portion of the Olleya sp. Bg11-27 genome encodes:
- a CDS encoding SDR family oxidoreductase — protein: MTLDNKVILVTGSSRGIGKEIALLLAKNGAKVIVNHSNSPLEAKATVDSITQNGGAAIAIKADVSKKEDVTKLFDQAIAHFGKIDVLINNAGVMISKEIKDNTQDDFTKQFDINVRGVFNTLQEAESKLANNGNIINVSSSTVKLMFPTYALYSASKAAVEQMTRVFSKEIGRGVSVNAIAPGATETELFLKGKSQEFIDKLSGMNAFNRLAKPIDIAKVVLFLASDDSKWISGQVIGANGALV
- a CDS encoding carbon-nitrogen hydrolase family protein: MEHTLKVAIAQITPVLLNKVETLKKVEQSIIDAAKIGSELVVFGEALVPGYPFWVALTGGAEWDTKVNKELHATYVKNSIQIEAGELDTICALAKQNTIAVYLGIMERAKNRGGHSIYASLVYIDAAGIIKSVHRKLQPTYDERLTWAPGDGNGLQVHPLKQFTVGGLNCWENWMPLPRTALYGLGENLHIAVWPGSDHNTKDITRFIARESRSYVISASSLMTKKDFPEDIPHLDRILSSAPDVLANGGSCIAGPDGEWIIAPVLHKEGLISATLDFNRVLEERQNFDVVGHYSRPDVTKLIVNRERQSTVEFND
- a CDS encoding pseudouridine synthase encodes the protein MSKAREGKDKGKGKAKPKAPFRPKKRVKDDAEVSAKPAFDKKPSQKKQSNPGEIRLNKYVANSGMCSRREADQHIAMGLVAVNGKIVVEMGYKVKLEDEVRYDGARINPEKKAYVLLNKPKGFATTTSDQKGKTVMDLVGNATSSRIKPIGRLGRNSTGLLLFTNDEKIVERFTNSNKGVERLFHLELDKNLKMEDMKKIREGFKVEGKSVKVEEIDYVNNIKNEIGVKIKNTGNTILHTIFEHLKYELVRIDCVQIAHLTKKDIPRGNWKILTEQELNTLKML